The genomic window TATTTAAATAAAAAAAAACTATTTTTTACTTTTTTTTACTCCATATTTAGAACGACCTTGATTACGTTTCTTAACACCAGCACAATCTAAAGCTCCTCTTATTACATGATATCTAACACCTGGTAAATCTTTAACACGACCACCTCTAATTAAAATTACAGAATGTTCTTGTAAATTATGACCTTCTCCTCCTATATAAGAAGTAACTTCATAACCATTAGTTAAACGAACTCTACAAACTTT from Buchnera aphidicola (Greenidea ficicola) includes these protein-coding regions:
- the rpsL gene encoding 30S ribosomal protein S12, coding for MSTVNQLVRKSRLRKFIKTNVPALNNCPQKRGVCIRVYTTTPKKPNSALRKVCRVRLTNGYEVTSYIGGEGHNLQEHSVILIRGGRVKDLPGVRYHVIRGALDCAGVKKRNQGRSKYGVKKSKK